The Candidatus Paceibacterota bacterium sequence AAATAATAGAGATAAGATTGAAAGGCCGACTAAAGCACCGGAGATCCAATAAAATATTTTTCTGTATTTGATGACGAACATGTTTTTAGTGTTAAAAGTTAAAGGTTGTTAGAGGGCGGCAAATTTTTCGATTTCCCAAAAGACCGATGAAAAAGGAAATCGGAAAGTTTGCCGCCTTCTTTCGGTCCTATGGCGATTAAGAAAGTTCTGGAAACTGTAATAGCGGTGAACATACTAACAATAACACCAATGAAGAAAACTAGAGCAAAGCCTTTCACTAAAGCGGAGGTGGCAAAATAATAAAGAATCAGGCCGGTAATAATGCTGGAGAGATTACTATCTCGAATGGAAAGCCAAGCTCGTTTAAAACCTTCTCTAATTCCCTCTTCCAAACTCAAGCCACGGCGAAATTCTTCTTTCATTCGTTCAAAGATCAAAATGTTAGCATCCACCGCCATACCAATTGAGAGAATGAAGCCGGCCAAACCTGCTGAAGTCAGCACTACTGGAATTAATTTAAAAATCGTGAGCATGATCAAGGTGTACATACCGAGAGAAACGACGGCCAAAAGTCCTGGCAACCGATACCAAAGAATTAGAAAGAGCGCCACAATGATAAAGCCCCAGATACCGGCATTGATGCTTTTGGCCAGAGCATCGGCGCCCAAAGAGGCGCCGATGCTCTCTGTCCCGATCAAAGAAATTGGAACCGGCAGGGCCCCGTAATTAAGATTGCGCACCAAGTCCTGAGCTTGCTGGCGAGTGAAGTTGCCGGAGATTTGAGCTTGCCCCGTTAAGATCGGTTCATTAACAACTGGAGTAGAAATTGGCTGATTATCCAAAAAGATGCCAACAATGTTTCCGACATTGGCCTTGGTAATATCGGCGAATAATTGCTTTCCTTCCGAATTAAAAGTCAGTCCGACCAGCGGCTGATTGGTCTGGGGATTAAATTCCAGAGTGGCTTTCTGCAAATATTGTCCGGTTAATTTAGTATCTTCGAATTGAGAATTGACAGTAGAGGTACTGGATAAATCCAAATTCGAAGGAGTGCTTGAGCCCGTACCTTTATAAATCTTGAATTGCAAAGTTGGAGTCTGGCCGATTAATTGAATGGCCTGATTAATATCGGTGACGCCTGGCAATTCAACAATTAACTTCTCTACTTTCTGGCCATTGATGGTCGCTTCTTCGGTCTGAACGAGCGGTTCGGAGACGCCAAAGATATTAATACGTCGTTCAATAACAGTTCTGAGCGTGCTCATAGCTCCCCGAATGTCTCCATCCTGGACTTTTGAAACATCTGCCTGATATTCCAAATGTGTTCCGCCGTTTAGGTCTAACCCTAGCTTAAACGGATAACTGGAGCCTGGCTGCTGGGTAAAATAAATAAAAAGCCCGAGTAAAGCTCCGGCAATTAAAAGTGTCACCGCCGCAATCCGAATTCGTATCATAGGCCTAATTATATGGATTTTTCAGAATTTTACCAGTTAAAATAAA is a genomic window containing:
- the secD gene encoding protein translocase subunit SecD; translated protein: MIRIRIAAVTLLIAGALLGLFIYFTQQPGSSYPFKLGLDLNGGTHLEYQADVSKVQDGDIRGAMSTLRTVIERRINIFGVSEPLVQTEEATINGQKVEKLIVELPGVTDINQAIQLIGQTPTLQFKIYKGTGSSTPSNLDLSSTSTVNSQFEDTKLTGQYLQKATLEFNPQTNQPLVGLTFNSEGKQLFADITKANVGNIVGIFLDNQPISTPVVNEPILTGQAQISGNFTRQQAQDLVRNLNYGALPVPISLIGTESIGASLGADALAKSINAGIWGFIIVALFLILWYRLPGLLAVVSLGMYTLIMLTIFKLIPVVLTSAGLAGFILSIGMAVDANILIFERMKEEFRRGLSLEEGIREGFKRAWLSIRDSNLSSIITGLILYYFATSALVKGFALVFFIGVIVSMFTAITVSRTFLIAIGPKEGGKLSDFLFHRSFGKSKNLPPSNNL